The proteins below come from a single Rosa rugosa chromosome 2, drRosRugo1.1, whole genome shotgun sequence genomic window:
- the LOC133733604 gene encoding uncharacterized protein LOC133733604, whose protein sequence is MSYRSKFLIKSKSKSKGAKNVDEEDKVERGRKEIIQGSLLVAAGKRLMGTLRQEKKAFIPDDHRSLYLCFGEYEEGSKVSYTILSANLHQLFSAGSSPRQLQLVTKFSGDGLPRFMGCGVWGSKILLGGGAKPAYLHCPSRGQPASGYFMHHEVRKIYCFETTEETQVPMPLPKMLKGNIQPLLVEVNGKLYALGKSLPSFEMFDGNDWSELAPPPHGTYLCYPFTHSNPACQFDVYYAVAGTNILVSDGGSSFRFDTSDPEQGWRRLMSADQFSFDPFCFKGTSVVVNDGKQFVLFTFQPSDGQHISVHLISYDFDSITQDYSRVQLPPYLMEYKDDRLGDLSLPNYRLVHLGDNAVCLLMSKLLPNGVDERKKMIRCVEFAAFTFKVRDNIRLSLKIRFLPHTSKLIYDDDNDDDMDMASSAGQMLGAFLLENSQVNKEDLAAEH, encoded by the exons ATGTCATATAGATCTAAATTCCTGATAAAGAGCAAGAGCAAGAGCAAGGGTGCCAAGAATGTGGATGAAGAAGACAAGGtggagagaggaagaaaagagATTATTCAGGGCTCTCTCTTGGTAGCTGCAGGGAAGCGATTGATGGGCACTCTGCGCCAGGAAAAGAAAGCCTTCATTCCGGACGATCATCGCTCTCTATACCTCTGCTTCGGTGAGTACGAAGAGGGCAGCAAGGTGTCCTACACCATTTTATCAGCCAACTTGCACCAATTGTTTTCTGCTGGTTCTTCTCCACGGCAATTGCAGCTGGTGACTAAGTTTTCCGGTGATGGTCTTCCCCGCTTTATGGGTTGCGGCGTTTGGGGCTCCAAAATTCTCCTTGGGGGTGGCGCAAAACCAGCTTATTTGCATTGTCCGAGTCGAGGCCAGCCAGCTAGTGGGTATTTTATGCATCACGAGGTCAGAAAGATATATTGTTTTGAGACTACGGAGGAGACTCAGGTGCCCATGCCGCTCCCGAAGATGTTGAAAGGGAACATTCAACCCTTGCTAGTGGAGGTGAACGGCAAACTCTACGCTCTTGGTAAATCATTACCGTCTTTTGAAATGTTTGACGGCAATGATTGGTCTGAGTTGGCACCACCTCCACACGGAACTTATTTGTGTTATCCCTTTACACACTCAAACCCAGCTTGTCAGTTCGATGTATACTATGCAGTTGCTGGCacaaatatattagtttctGATGGTGGTTCAAGCTTCCGCTTTGACACAAGTGACCCCGAGCAAGGCTGGAGAAGACTAATGTCAGCCGACCAATTCTCTTTCGACCCATTCTGTTTTAAGGGCACCAGTGTAGTTGTGAATGATGGTAAACAGTTTGTGCTTTTCACATTCCAGCCCTCTGATGGTCAGCATATATCAGTGCATCTGATTTCATATGACTTTGATAGCATCACACAAGACTACAGTCGTGTGCAGCTGCCTCCATACTTGATGGAATACAAGGATGATCGTCTTGGTGATCTTTCATTACCTAATTATCGGCTAGTACACCTAGGAGATAACGCTGTCTGCCTTCTTATGTCTAAACTCCTCCCCAATGGAGtggatgagaggaagaagatgattagGTGTGTTGAATTCGCAGCATTCACATTCAAAGTCAGAGACAATATTAGACTATCCTTAAAAATCAGATTCCTGCCTCATACCTCAAAGCTCATATATGATGATGACAATGATGATGATATGGACATGGCTTCTAGCGCTGGACAGATGCTTGGTGCCTTCTTGTT GGAAAATTCTCAAGTGAACAAGGAGGACCTTGCAGCAGAACATTAG